From a region of the Hemibagrus wyckioides isolate EC202008001 linkage group LG06, SWU_Hwy_1.0, whole genome shotgun sequence genome:
- the ift88 gene encoding intraflagellar transport protein 88 homolog isoform X2 has product MENVHLVAEEEDDLYSGYNDYNPTFDSEELDNDVGFQQAVRTSHGRRPPMTAKFPGTAVGGRSIGTSFGLRTAMSSSMGRPMTGAVQDGAARPMTAVRAAGYKSSLTRGSTFDPLGQSRGPAPPLEARNEDTPEEKIKILEKKVNDLIEESCMAHANGDLQLALEKAKEAGRKERVLLRQREQTGTADHINLDLTYSVLFNLANQYANNDMNTEALNTYQVIVKNKMFNNAGRLKVNMGNIYFKQKNYPMALKFYRMALDQISNVHTEMRIKIMQNIGAAFISMGQYSDAITSFEHIMSESPNIKTGFNLILCYYAIGDRKMMKKSFQKLICVPLGIDEEEKFITLNDDPHASLLIEAIKNDQLRQMERERKALAEKYIMTSAKLIAPAIESTFAAGFDWCVDMVKGSQYVELANDLEINKAITFLRQRHFNQAVDTLKAFEKKDSRVKSAAATNLSFIFFLEKDYDQADRYAELAMNADRYNPAALINKGNTVFVKQDYEKAAEFYKEALRNDSSCTDALYNLGLTYKKLGRLEEALDCFLKLHAILRNSTQVMYQLANLYEMLEDPHQAIEWLMQLISVTPNDPHVLAKLGELYDNEGDKSQAFQYYSESFRYFPSNIHVIEWLGAYYIDTQFCEKAIQYFERATLIQPNHVVWHLMVASCYRRSGNYPRALETYKDVHRKFPENAECLRFLVRLCTDMGLKEVQDYATKLKKVEKMKAIREQRVKSGRESSARSRREGSASSVNQKESSPKTMHSPSNKISDSGQSSHGASAKGERLGVKLRSLPGAHEPYEASTLADTDASYVDPLGPQTERPKTAAKKRTEEDEFADEELGDDLLPE; this is encoded by the exons CTACGAACAGCTATGAGTTCCTCAATGGGAAGGCCTATGACTGGGGCAGTGCAG GATGGGGCTGCTCGTCCCATGACTGCAGTGCGAGCGGCAGGATACAAGTCCTCTTTGACTAGAG GCTCCACTTTTGATCCACTTGGACAATCAAGAGGTCCAGCTCCTCCATTAGAAGCAAGAAATGAAGACAC GCCAGAAGAGAAGATTAAGATATTGGAAAAGAAAGTGAATGATTTGATTGAGGAGAGCTGTATGGCCCATGCAAATGGTGATCTTCAGCTG GCTCTAGAAAAGGCCAAAGAAGCTGGCagaaaagaaagggtgttgttGAGACAAAGAGAACAAACTGGCACTGCAGATCATATCAATTTAGATTTAACCTATTCA GTGCTGTTTAATTTAGCAAACCAGTACGCTAACAATGACATGAACACAGAAGCCTTGAACACTTACCAGGTCATTGTGAAGAACAAGATGTTTAACAATGCAG GACGGCTGAAAGTGAACATGGGTAATATCTACTTTAAACAGAAGAACTACCCCATGGCACTTAAATTTTATCGTATGGCTTTAGACCAAATCTCTAACGTTCACACAGAGATGAG AATTAAAATCATGCAGAACATTGGTGCTGCCTTCATAAGCATGGGCCAGTACTCAGATGCTATAACCTCCTTTGAGCACATTATGAGTGAGAGTCCCAACATCAAGACGGGCTTCAACCTAATTCTATGCTACTATGCCATTGGAGACCgtaaaatgatgaaaaaatctTTCCAGAAGCTAATCTGTGTCCCCCTGGGCATTGATGAGGAAGAAAAGTTCATCACTTTAAAT GATGACCCCCATGCAAGCTTACTGATTGAAGCCATCAAAAACGATCAGCTGCGTCAAATGGAGCGAGAGAG AAAAGCTCTGGCTGAGAAGTACATCATGACTTCAGCAAAGCTTATTGCTCCAGCTATTGAGTCCACTTTTGCGGCTGGTTTTGACTG GTGTGTAGATATGGTGAAAGGTTCTCAGTATGTGGAACTGGCCAATGATCTAGAGATTAACAAAGCTATCACCTTCTTGAGACAGAGGCACTTTAACCAG GCAGTGGACACACTGAAAGCCTTTGAGAAGAAAGACAGCCGGGTGAAGAGTGCTGCTGCTACCAACCTCTCCTTTATCTTCTTCTTG GAGAAAGATTATGACCAAGCTGATCGCTATGCTGAATTGGCCATGAATGCTGACCGCTACAATCCTGCTGCTCTCATTAATAAAGGCAACACGGTGTTTGTGAAGCAAGACTATGAGAAAGCGGCCGAGTTTTATAAAGAAGCACTGAGGAACGACTCATCCTGCACAGATGCTCTTTATAATTTAG GGCTTACCTATAAGAAACTGGGGCGGCTGGAAGAAGCTCTCGACTGCTTCTTGAAGCTCCATGCCATCCTTAGGAACAGCACTCAAGTTATGTATCAGCTGGCCAATCT ATATGAAATGTTGGAGGATCCTCACCAGGCTATTGAGTGGCTTATGCAGCTGATCAGTGTCACCCCCAATGACCCTCATGTACTGGCCAAACTGGGAGAGTTATATGACAACGAAGGCGACAAGTCACAAGCCTTCCAGTACTATTCCGAG TCTTTCAGATACTTCCCTTCAAACATTCATGTCATTGAATGGTTGGGAGCATATTATATAGACACACAGTTTTGTGAAAAGGCAATTCAGTATTTTGAAAGAGCAACACTCATCCA GCCAAATCATGTTGTATGGCATTTGATGGTGGCTAGCTGTTACAGGAGAAGTG GAAATTATCCGAGAGCTCTCGAGACCTATAAGGACGTTCACCGCAAATTCCCTGAAAATGCAGAAT GTCTACGATTCCTTGTGAGGTTGTGCACAGATATGGGGTTAAAGGAAGTACAGGATTATGCCACCAAACTCAAAAAAGTGGAGAAGATGAAGGCGATCAGAGAACAG AGGGTGAAGTCAGGGAGGGAGAGCAGTGCTCGAAGCCGGAGAGAAGGCAGTGCCAGCAGTG TGAATCAAAAAGAGAGTAGTCCAAAGACCATGCACAGCCCCTCTAACAAAATCAGTG ACAGTGGACAGAGCAGCCATGGTGCAAGTGCTAAAGGGGAAAGGCTAGGTGTCAAGCTGAGGTCACTTCCAGGAGCCCATGAACCTTATGAAGCAAGCACCCTGGCGGACACTG ATGCTTCTTATGTTGACCCTTTGGGGCCACAAACGGAAAGACCGAAGACTGCAGCAAAGAAACGCACAGAGGAAGATGAGTTCGCAGACGAAGAGTTGGGGGATGACCTACTGCCAGAATGA
- the ift88 gene encoding intraflagellar transport protein 88 homolog isoform X1: MENVHLVAEEEDDLYSGYNDYNPTFDSEELDNDVGFQQAVRTSHGRRPPMTAKFPGTAVGGRSIGTSFGLRTAMSSSMGRPMTGAVQDGAARPMTAVRAAGYKSSLTRGSTFDPLGQSRGPAPPLEARNEDTPEEKIKILEKKVNDLIEESCMAHANGDLQLALEKAKEAGRKERVLLRQREQTGTADHINLDLTYSVLFNLANQYANNDMNTEALNTYQVIVKNKMFNNAGRLKVNMGNIYFKQKNYPMALKFYRMALDQISNVHTEMRIKIMQNIGAAFISMGQYSDAITSFEHIMSESPNIKTGFNLILCYYAIGDRKMMKKSFQKLICVPLGIDEEEKFITLNDDPHASLLIEAIKNDQLRQMERERKALAEKYIMTSAKLIAPAIESTFAAGFDWCVDMVKGSQYVELANDLEINKAITFLRQRHFNQAVDTLKAFEKKDSRVKSAAATNLSFIFFLEKDYDQADRYAELAMNADRYNPAALINKGNTVFVKQDYEKAAEFYKEALRNDSSCTDALYNLGLTYKKLGRLEEALDCFLKLHAILRNSTQVMYQLANLYEMLEDPHQAIEWLMQLISVTPNDPHVLAKLGELYDNEGDKSQAFQYYSESFRYFPSNIHVIEWLGAYYIDTQFCEKAIQYFERATLIQPNHVVWHLMVASCYRRSGNYPRALETYKDVHRKFPENAECLRFLVRLCTDMGLKEVQDYATKLKKVEKMKAIREQRVKSGRESSARSRREGSASSVNQKESSPKTMHSPSNKISDTDIRQDSGQSSHGASAKGERLGVKLRSLPGAHEPYEASTLADTDASYVDPLGPQTERPKTAAKKRTEEDEFADEELGDDLLPE, translated from the exons CTACGAACAGCTATGAGTTCCTCAATGGGAAGGCCTATGACTGGGGCAGTGCAG GATGGGGCTGCTCGTCCCATGACTGCAGTGCGAGCGGCAGGATACAAGTCCTCTTTGACTAGAG GCTCCACTTTTGATCCACTTGGACAATCAAGAGGTCCAGCTCCTCCATTAGAAGCAAGAAATGAAGACAC GCCAGAAGAGAAGATTAAGATATTGGAAAAGAAAGTGAATGATTTGATTGAGGAGAGCTGTATGGCCCATGCAAATGGTGATCTTCAGCTG GCTCTAGAAAAGGCCAAAGAAGCTGGCagaaaagaaagggtgttgttGAGACAAAGAGAACAAACTGGCACTGCAGATCATATCAATTTAGATTTAACCTATTCA GTGCTGTTTAATTTAGCAAACCAGTACGCTAACAATGACATGAACACAGAAGCCTTGAACACTTACCAGGTCATTGTGAAGAACAAGATGTTTAACAATGCAG GACGGCTGAAAGTGAACATGGGTAATATCTACTTTAAACAGAAGAACTACCCCATGGCACTTAAATTTTATCGTATGGCTTTAGACCAAATCTCTAACGTTCACACAGAGATGAG AATTAAAATCATGCAGAACATTGGTGCTGCCTTCATAAGCATGGGCCAGTACTCAGATGCTATAACCTCCTTTGAGCACATTATGAGTGAGAGTCCCAACATCAAGACGGGCTTCAACCTAATTCTATGCTACTATGCCATTGGAGACCgtaaaatgatgaaaaaatctTTCCAGAAGCTAATCTGTGTCCCCCTGGGCATTGATGAGGAAGAAAAGTTCATCACTTTAAAT GATGACCCCCATGCAAGCTTACTGATTGAAGCCATCAAAAACGATCAGCTGCGTCAAATGGAGCGAGAGAG AAAAGCTCTGGCTGAGAAGTACATCATGACTTCAGCAAAGCTTATTGCTCCAGCTATTGAGTCCACTTTTGCGGCTGGTTTTGACTG GTGTGTAGATATGGTGAAAGGTTCTCAGTATGTGGAACTGGCCAATGATCTAGAGATTAACAAAGCTATCACCTTCTTGAGACAGAGGCACTTTAACCAG GCAGTGGACACACTGAAAGCCTTTGAGAAGAAAGACAGCCGGGTGAAGAGTGCTGCTGCTACCAACCTCTCCTTTATCTTCTTCTTG GAGAAAGATTATGACCAAGCTGATCGCTATGCTGAATTGGCCATGAATGCTGACCGCTACAATCCTGCTGCTCTCATTAATAAAGGCAACACGGTGTTTGTGAAGCAAGACTATGAGAAAGCGGCCGAGTTTTATAAAGAAGCACTGAGGAACGACTCATCCTGCACAGATGCTCTTTATAATTTAG GGCTTACCTATAAGAAACTGGGGCGGCTGGAAGAAGCTCTCGACTGCTTCTTGAAGCTCCATGCCATCCTTAGGAACAGCACTCAAGTTATGTATCAGCTGGCCAATCT ATATGAAATGTTGGAGGATCCTCACCAGGCTATTGAGTGGCTTATGCAGCTGATCAGTGTCACCCCCAATGACCCTCATGTACTGGCCAAACTGGGAGAGTTATATGACAACGAAGGCGACAAGTCACAAGCCTTCCAGTACTATTCCGAG TCTTTCAGATACTTCCCTTCAAACATTCATGTCATTGAATGGTTGGGAGCATATTATATAGACACACAGTTTTGTGAAAAGGCAATTCAGTATTTTGAAAGAGCAACACTCATCCA GCCAAATCATGTTGTATGGCATTTGATGGTGGCTAGCTGTTACAGGAGAAGTG GAAATTATCCGAGAGCTCTCGAGACCTATAAGGACGTTCACCGCAAATTCCCTGAAAATGCAGAAT GTCTACGATTCCTTGTGAGGTTGTGCACAGATATGGGGTTAAAGGAAGTACAGGATTATGCCACCAAACTCAAAAAAGTGGAGAAGATGAAGGCGATCAGAGAACAG AGGGTGAAGTCAGGGAGGGAGAGCAGTGCTCGAAGCCGGAGAGAAGGCAGTGCCAGCAGTG TGAATCAAAAAGAGAGTAGTCCAAAGACCATGCACAGCCCCTCTAACAAAATCAGTG ATACGGATATCAGGCAAG ACAGTGGACAGAGCAGCCATGGTGCAAGTGCTAAAGGGGAAAGGCTAGGTGTCAAGCTGAGGTCACTTCCAGGAGCCCATGAACCTTATGAAGCAAGCACCCTGGCGGACACTG ATGCTTCTTATGTTGACCCTTTGGGGCCACAAACGGAAAGACCGAAGACTGCAGCAAAGAAACGCACAGAGGAAGATGAGTTCGCAGACGAAGAGTTGGGGGATGACCTACTGCCAGAATGA
- the il17d gene encoding interleukin-17D, whose amino-acid sequence MAAGEVLVALLVVVVVSCAARGGGKGNRRVCADLPEEILEQRFGRLSVGVLSAFHHTLQLTAEPQNLSCPSSGLLRSVKRSSMPVNLLSLSPWAYRLRRDPTRYPRFIPEAYCLCKGCLTGPNGEESEDYRSVPVFVPTAVLRRSGSCVGGRRSYTESYESIQVGCTCIPALKKNESTHRSNQSTRRAVQNSNRRKKVTN is encoded by the exons ATGGCTGCAGGAGAAGTTCTCGTGGCGCtgcttgtggtggtggtggtgagctGCGCGGCGCGGGGAGGAGGGAAAGGGAACCGGAGAGTGTGTGCAGATCTTCCCGAGGAGATCCTGGAGCAGAGGTTCGGTCGCCTCTCCGTCGGAGTGCTCAGCGctttccatcacacactccaactcaCAGCAGAGCCTCAGAACCTGAGCTGCCCGTCATCAGGTCTCCTGCGGAGCGTCAAGAGGTCCAGCATGCCGGTGAATCTGCTAAGTCTTTCACCATGGGCGTACAG ATTGAGACGCGACCCAACGCGCTATCCCCGCTTTATCCCTGAAGCCTATTGCCTGTGTAAGGGCTGTCTGACGGGGCCGAACGGTGAGGAGAGTGAAGACTACCGCAGTGTCCCGGTGTTTGTGCCCACCGCCGTGCTGCGCCGCTCAGGCTCGTGTGTCGGGGGACGCCGCTCCTACACTGAGAGCTACGAGTCCATACAGGTGGGCTGCACGTGCATACCTGCACTCAAGAAGAATGAGAGCACACACAGGAGCAACCAGAGCACAAGGAGAGCTGTGCAAAACTCCAACAGGCGAAAAAAAGTTACAAACTGA
- the ift88 gene encoding intraflagellar transport protein 88 homolog isoform X3: MENVHLVAEEEDDLYSGYNDYNPTFDSEELDNDVGFQQAVRTSHGRRPPMTAKFPGTAVGGRSIGTSFGLRTAMSSSMGRPMTGAVQDGAARPMTAVRAAGYKSSLTRGSTFDPLGQSRGPAPPLEARNEDTPEEKIKILEKKVNDLIEESCMAHANGDLQLALEKAKEAGRKERVLLRQREQTGTADHINLDLTYSVLFNLANQYANNDMNTEALNTYQVIVKNKMFNNAGRLKVNMGNIYFKQKNYPMALKFYRMALDQISNVHTEMRIKIMQNIGAAFISMGQYSDAITSFEHIMSESPNIKTGFNLILCYYAIGDRKMMKKSFQKLICVPLGIDEEEKFITLNDDPHASLLIEAIKNDQLRQMERERKALAEKYIMTSAKLIAPAIESTFAAGFDWCVDMVKGSQYVELANDLEINKAITFLRQRHFNQAVDTLKAFEKKDSRVKSAAATNLSFIFFLEKDYDQADRYAELAMNADRYNPAALINKGNTVFVKQDYEKAAEFYKEALRNDSSCTDALYNLGLTYKKLGRLEEALDCFLKLHAILRNSTQVMYQLANLYEMLEDPHQAIEWLMQLISVTPNDPHVLAKLGELYDNEGDKSQAFQYYSESFRYFPSNIHVIEWLGAYYIDTQFCEKAIQYFERATLIQPNHVVWHLMVASCYRRSGNYPRALETYKDVHRKFPENAECLRFLVRLCTDMGLKEVQDYATKLKKVEKMKAIREQRVKSGRESSARSRREGSASSDTDIRQDSGQSSHGASAKGERLGVKLRSLPGAHEPYEASTLADTDASYVDPLGPQTERPKTAAKKRTEEDEFADEELGDDLLPE; encoded by the exons CTACGAACAGCTATGAGTTCCTCAATGGGAAGGCCTATGACTGGGGCAGTGCAG GATGGGGCTGCTCGTCCCATGACTGCAGTGCGAGCGGCAGGATACAAGTCCTCTTTGACTAGAG GCTCCACTTTTGATCCACTTGGACAATCAAGAGGTCCAGCTCCTCCATTAGAAGCAAGAAATGAAGACAC GCCAGAAGAGAAGATTAAGATATTGGAAAAGAAAGTGAATGATTTGATTGAGGAGAGCTGTATGGCCCATGCAAATGGTGATCTTCAGCTG GCTCTAGAAAAGGCCAAAGAAGCTGGCagaaaagaaagggtgttgttGAGACAAAGAGAACAAACTGGCACTGCAGATCATATCAATTTAGATTTAACCTATTCA GTGCTGTTTAATTTAGCAAACCAGTACGCTAACAATGACATGAACACAGAAGCCTTGAACACTTACCAGGTCATTGTGAAGAACAAGATGTTTAACAATGCAG GACGGCTGAAAGTGAACATGGGTAATATCTACTTTAAACAGAAGAACTACCCCATGGCACTTAAATTTTATCGTATGGCTTTAGACCAAATCTCTAACGTTCACACAGAGATGAG AATTAAAATCATGCAGAACATTGGTGCTGCCTTCATAAGCATGGGCCAGTACTCAGATGCTATAACCTCCTTTGAGCACATTATGAGTGAGAGTCCCAACATCAAGACGGGCTTCAACCTAATTCTATGCTACTATGCCATTGGAGACCgtaaaatgatgaaaaaatctTTCCAGAAGCTAATCTGTGTCCCCCTGGGCATTGATGAGGAAGAAAAGTTCATCACTTTAAAT GATGACCCCCATGCAAGCTTACTGATTGAAGCCATCAAAAACGATCAGCTGCGTCAAATGGAGCGAGAGAG AAAAGCTCTGGCTGAGAAGTACATCATGACTTCAGCAAAGCTTATTGCTCCAGCTATTGAGTCCACTTTTGCGGCTGGTTTTGACTG GTGTGTAGATATGGTGAAAGGTTCTCAGTATGTGGAACTGGCCAATGATCTAGAGATTAACAAAGCTATCACCTTCTTGAGACAGAGGCACTTTAACCAG GCAGTGGACACACTGAAAGCCTTTGAGAAGAAAGACAGCCGGGTGAAGAGTGCTGCTGCTACCAACCTCTCCTTTATCTTCTTCTTG GAGAAAGATTATGACCAAGCTGATCGCTATGCTGAATTGGCCATGAATGCTGACCGCTACAATCCTGCTGCTCTCATTAATAAAGGCAACACGGTGTTTGTGAAGCAAGACTATGAGAAAGCGGCCGAGTTTTATAAAGAAGCACTGAGGAACGACTCATCCTGCACAGATGCTCTTTATAATTTAG GGCTTACCTATAAGAAACTGGGGCGGCTGGAAGAAGCTCTCGACTGCTTCTTGAAGCTCCATGCCATCCTTAGGAACAGCACTCAAGTTATGTATCAGCTGGCCAATCT ATATGAAATGTTGGAGGATCCTCACCAGGCTATTGAGTGGCTTATGCAGCTGATCAGTGTCACCCCCAATGACCCTCATGTACTGGCCAAACTGGGAGAGTTATATGACAACGAAGGCGACAAGTCACAAGCCTTCCAGTACTATTCCGAG TCTTTCAGATACTTCCCTTCAAACATTCATGTCATTGAATGGTTGGGAGCATATTATATAGACACACAGTTTTGTGAAAAGGCAATTCAGTATTTTGAAAGAGCAACACTCATCCA GCCAAATCATGTTGTATGGCATTTGATGGTGGCTAGCTGTTACAGGAGAAGTG GAAATTATCCGAGAGCTCTCGAGACCTATAAGGACGTTCACCGCAAATTCCCTGAAAATGCAGAAT GTCTACGATTCCTTGTGAGGTTGTGCACAGATATGGGGTTAAAGGAAGTACAGGATTATGCCACCAAACTCAAAAAAGTGGAGAAGATGAAGGCGATCAGAGAACAG AGGGTGAAGTCAGGGAGGGAGAGCAGTGCTCGAAGCCGGAGAGAAGGCAGTGCCAGCAGTG ATACGGATATCAGGCAAG ACAGTGGACAGAGCAGCCATGGTGCAAGTGCTAAAGGGGAAAGGCTAGGTGTCAAGCTGAGGTCACTTCCAGGAGCCCATGAACCTTATGAAGCAAGCACCCTGGCGGACACTG ATGCTTCTTATGTTGACCCTTTGGGGCCACAAACGGAAAGACCGAAGACTGCAGCAAAGAAACGCACAGAGGAAGATGAGTTCGCAGACGAAGAGTTGGGGGATGACCTACTGCCAGAATGA
- the ift88 gene encoding intraflagellar transport protein 88 homolog isoform X4, with protein MENVHLVAEEEDDLYSGYNDYNPTFDSEELDNDVGFQQAVRTSHGRRPPMTAKFPGTAVGGRSIGTSFGLRTAMSSSMGRPMTGAVQDGAARPMTAVRAAGYKSSLTRGSTFDPLGQSRGPAPPLEARNEDTPEEKIKILEKKVNDLIEESCMAHANGDLQLALEKAKEAGRKERVLLRQREQTGTADHINLDLTYSVLFNLANQYANNDMNTEALNTYQVIVKNKMFNNAGRLKVNMGNIYFKQKNYPMALKFYRMALDQISNVHTEMRIKIMQNIGAAFISMGQYSDAITSFEHIMSESPNIKTGFNLILCYYAIGDRKMMKKSFQKLICVPLGIDEEEKFITLNDDPHASLLIEAIKNDQLRQMERERKALAEKYIMTSAKLIAPAIESTFAAGFDWCVDMVKGSQYVELANDLEINKAITFLRQRHFNQAVDTLKAFEKKDSRVKSAAATNLSFIFFLEKDYDQADRYAELAMNADRYNPAALINKGNTVFVKQDYEKAAEFYKEALRNDSSCTDALYNLGLTYKKLGRLEEALDCFLKLHAILRNSTQVMYQLANLYEMLEDPHQAIEWLMQLISVTPNDPHVLAKLGELYDNEGDKSQAFQYYSESFRYFPSNIHVIEWLGAYYIDTQFCEKAIQYFERATLIQPNHVVWHLMVASCYRRSGNYPRALETYKDVHRKFPENAECLRFLVRLCTDMGLKEVQDYATKLKKVEKMKAIREQRVKSGRESSARSRREGSASSDSGQSSHGASAKGERLGVKLRSLPGAHEPYEASTLADTDASYVDPLGPQTERPKTAAKKRTEEDEFADEELGDDLLPE; from the exons CTACGAACAGCTATGAGTTCCTCAATGGGAAGGCCTATGACTGGGGCAGTGCAG GATGGGGCTGCTCGTCCCATGACTGCAGTGCGAGCGGCAGGATACAAGTCCTCTTTGACTAGAG GCTCCACTTTTGATCCACTTGGACAATCAAGAGGTCCAGCTCCTCCATTAGAAGCAAGAAATGAAGACAC GCCAGAAGAGAAGATTAAGATATTGGAAAAGAAAGTGAATGATTTGATTGAGGAGAGCTGTATGGCCCATGCAAATGGTGATCTTCAGCTG GCTCTAGAAAAGGCCAAAGAAGCTGGCagaaaagaaagggtgttgttGAGACAAAGAGAACAAACTGGCACTGCAGATCATATCAATTTAGATTTAACCTATTCA GTGCTGTTTAATTTAGCAAACCAGTACGCTAACAATGACATGAACACAGAAGCCTTGAACACTTACCAGGTCATTGTGAAGAACAAGATGTTTAACAATGCAG GACGGCTGAAAGTGAACATGGGTAATATCTACTTTAAACAGAAGAACTACCCCATGGCACTTAAATTTTATCGTATGGCTTTAGACCAAATCTCTAACGTTCACACAGAGATGAG AATTAAAATCATGCAGAACATTGGTGCTGCCTTCATAAGCATGGGCCAGTACTCAGATGCTATAACCTCCTTTGAGCACATTATGAGTGAGAGTCCCAACATCAAGACGGGCTTCAACCTAATTCTATGCTACTATGCCATTGGAGACCgtaaaatgatgaaaaaatctTTCCAGAAGCTAATCTGTGTCCCCCTGGGCATTGATGAGGAAGAAAAGTTCATCACTTTAAAT GATGACCCCCATGCAAGCTTACTGATTGAAGCCATCAAAAACGATCAGCTGCGTCAAATGGAGCGAGAGAG AAAAGCTCTGGCTGAGAAGTACATCATGACTTCAGCAAAGCTTATTGCTCCAGCTATTGAGTCCACTTTTGCGGCTGGTTTTGACTG GTGTGTAGATATGGTGAAAGGTTCTCAGTATGTGGAACTGGCCAATGATCTAGAGATTAACAAAGCTATCACCTTCTTGAGACAGAGGCACTTTAACCAG GCAGTGGACACACTGAAAGCCTTTGAGAAGAAAGACAGCCGGGTGAAGAGTGCTGCTGCTACCAACCTCTCCTTTATCTTCTTCTTG GAGAAAGATTATGACCAAGCTGATCGCTATGCTGAATTGGCCATGAATGCTGACCGCTACAATCCTGCTGCTCTCATTAATAAAGGCAACACGGTGTTTGTGAAGCAAGACTATGAGAAAGCGGCCGAGTTTTATAAAGAAGCACTGAGGAACGACTCATCCTGCACAGATGCTCTTTATAATTTAG GGCTTACCTATAAGAAACTGGGGCGGCTGGAAGAAGCTCTCGACTGCTTCTTGAAGCTCCATGCCATCCTTAGGAACAGCACTCAAGTTATGTATCAGCTGGCCAATCT ATATGAAATGTTGGAGGATCCTCACCAGGCTATTGAGTGGCTTATGCAGCTGATCAGTGTCACCCCCAATGACCCTCATGTACTGGCCAAACTGGGAGAGTTATATGACAACGAAGGCGACAAGTCACAAGCCTTCCAGTACTATTCCGAG TCTTTCAGATACTTCCCTTCAAACATTCATGTCATTGAATGGTTGGGAGCATATTATATAGACACACAGTTTTGTGAAAAGGCAATTCAGTATTTTGAAAGAGCAACACTCATCCA GCCAAATCATGTTGTATGGCATTTGATGGTGGCTAGCTGTTACAGGAGAAGTG GAAATTATCCGAGAGCTCTCGAGACCTATAAGGACGTTCACCGCAAATTCCCTGAAAATGCAGAAT GTCTACGATTCCTTGTGAGGTTGTGCACAGATATGGGGTTAAAGGAAGTACAGGATTATGCCACCAAACTCAAAAAAGTGGAGAAGATGAAGGCGATCAGAGAACAG AGGGTGAAGTCAGGGAGGGAGAGCAGTGCTCGAAGCCGGAGAGAAGGCAGTGCCAGCAGTG ACAGTGGACAGAGCAGCCATGGTGCAAGTGCTAAAGGGGAAAGGCTAGGTGTCAAGCTGAGGTCACTTCCAGGAGCCCATGAACCTTATGAAGCAAGCACCCTGGCGGACACTG ATGCTTCTTATGTTGACCCTTTGGGGCCACAAACGGAAAGACCGAAGACTGCAGCAAAGAAACGCACAGAGGAAGATGAGTTCGCAGACGAAGAGTTGGGGGATGACCTACTGCCAGAATGA
- the eef1akmt1 gene encoding EEF1A lysine methyltransferase 1, translating to MSDREDDDDDVPQLSAAALAALQEFYAENEAGNSALSHSFTVGAIQEDWGMSQFWYSDETATQLAQEAVQQAGKQGRIACISAPSVYQKLKQLESQSTDGSHCVSAMLLEFDRRFAVYGDEFIFYDYNNPLCLPEDVLPQSFDIVIADPPYLSEECLSKVALTVKYLTKSKILLCTGAIMEEHARKLLDVKICSYLPKHNHNLANEFRCYVNYESGLL from the exons atgagTGAccgtgaggatgatgatgatgatgtgccTCAGCTCTCGGCTGCTGCTCTGGCGGCTCTGCAGGAGTTTTATGCGGAGAATGAAGCAGGAAACTCGGCACTGAGTCACAGCTTCACTGTGGGAGCCATTCAGGAGGACTGG GGGATGAGCCAGTTCTGGTACAGCGATGAGACGGCTACACAGTTGGCTCAGGAAGCTGTACAGCAAGCAGGGAAACAGGGGAG GATAGCATGCATCAGCGCACCCAGCGTCTACCAGAAGCTGAAGCAGCTGGAATCCCAGAGTACAGATGGGTCACACTGTGTGTCTGCCATGTTGCTTGAATTTGACCGTCGATTTGCTGTGTATGGTGACGAGTTCATCTTCTATGACTACAACAACCCGTTGTGTTTGCCTGAAGATGTCCTCCCACAGAGCTTTGACATCGTCATCGCAGACCCACCGTACCTATCCGAGGAGTGTCTGAGCAAAGTGGCACTCACAGTAAAATACCTCACCAAGAGTAAAATCCTGCTGTGCACAG GGGCTATTATGGAAGAGCATGCAAGAAAACTCCTGGATGTGAAGATATGCAGTTATCTACCCAAACATAATCACAACCTTGCCAACGAGTTCAGGTGTTATGTTAACTATGAGTCAGGTCTCCTCTAG